The following proteins are co-located in the Patescibacteria group bacterium genome:
- a CDS encoding DUF4328 domain-containing protein, with product MAIKNRKLVGILLIVLPPLVLMCTLAMYAISSFVLSQLVTSTSVQQSLLSIPEAHAAPLTDTPSEFGTPVPLRQDFAESTGLGVAQRSDEGDLPSTVGNLMKVGLGLLGIFALLGVLFGMPFGIYLIATDDSKSEHKAISVLPLHGQQTIFLFFAGTVVLLNVIGIGLSIHSYLTVQMDPLNDQWSIAAFILGGIASFSMFISCIIYLFWLGRAANNLSVHHKLKDSSGWLVWGHIIPLYSMFHPIIAWPRFWNEVVAFKHLSLDKKNRGKYAIIVFFVATVVSAILPFFHVAMNPGLSEAVLQNIALFTGLQQLMTITCGVALIAFVQSVTEALEG from the coding sequence ATGGCTATAAAAAATCGCAAGTTGGTCGGTATCCTTCTCATCGTTCTTCCTCCGCTTGTGCTCATGTGCACGCTCGCCATGTACGCAATTTCGTCGTTTGTGCTTTCGCAATTGGTAACGTCCACGAGTGTCCAGCAGTCATTATTGAGCATTCCAGAGGCTCATGCTGCTCCGCTGACCGATACTCCGAGTGAGTTTGGAACGCCCGTTCCGCTGAGACAAGATTTTGCCGAATCCACCGGTTTAGGTGTTGCTCAACGTTCTGATGAAGGTGATTTGCCATCTACAGTTGGAAATCTCATGAAGGTTGGTTTGGGACTCCTCGGTATCTTCGCGTTGTTGGGTGTGCTATTCGGTATGCCGTTCGGTATCTACTTGATCGCGACTGACGATTCGAAGTCGGAACACAAGGCAATCTCGGTTCTGCCGTTACACGGTCAGCAAACCATCTTCCTCTTTTTTGCGGGTACGGTTGTTTTGTTAAATGTGATTGGGATCGGACTTAGTATTCATAGCTACCTGACTGTCCAGATGGATCCGCTGAACGATCAATGGTCTATTGCAGCGTTTATACTCGGGGGCATCGCCTCGTTCTCAATGTTTATCTCTTGCATCATCTATCTCTTCTGGCTTGGTCGAGCGGCTAATAACTTGTCCGTGCATCACAAGCTTAAGGATTCATCAGGCTGGTTGGTTTGGGGGCACATAATTCCGCTCTACAGCATGTTTCATCCTATCATCGCTTGGCCACGTTTTTGGAACGAGGTTGTAGCTTTTAAGCATTTGTCGCTCGACAAGAAAAATCGCGGTAAGTACGCCATCATTGTCTTCTTTGTGGCGACTGTTGTAAGCGCTATTCTGCCCTTCTTCCACGTGGCCATGAACCCTGGTCTGAGTGAAGCCGTTCTCCAAAACATCGCCCTATTCACGGGTCTTCAGCAACTCATGACCATCACTTGCGGTGTCGCTCTGATTGCCTTCGTGCAATCGGTCACCGAGGCCCTCGAAGGTTAA
- a CDS encoding flippase, producing MSQLARNTFLLTAASIGQKAIAFIYFAVIARTIGADATGSYFLALALTTTLGAIDDVGLTSVLVREVAREPKQALEYARNVIGNKLLLIPITVLLAFLAPRLLGFSVEATMLTQIAVFVMLLDTISLSMYGVLRGQQNLKFESIGIFIGQSLTTLAGGVALYLGTHDLRWLIVALIVGSGWNAAFAAYNVVRRLGIQALMPSYSLGWKPLKMASMFFVAAVFVKIYSYVDSFTLNMVLGAGAVGVYAVAYKLTYSFQFLPLAFIGALYPTMSAQAHSPEKLKQTLLSAEWYLALLAAPVVFGLFALAPEIINFFYGVKFADAAPTLQILVFALLFIFLDFPIGALLNASGRQATKTGIMGVTMIINIVANLLLIPVLGIPGAGVSALLCFSFMFFAGFYFVRQSVDVTVYDIVSFTGGSIAAGGVMAAVVIISKAFIPWFATIPLGGLVFFGVAFATKSLTLDHLKSLGRLLPGMKSTNVKEEIAEV from the coding sequence ATGTCCCAACTTGCTAGGAATACGTTCCTTTTAACGGCAGCGTCTATAGGGCAAAAAGCGATTGCTTTTATCTATTTTGCGGTCATCGCAAGGACGATTGGGGCGGATGCGACGGGATCATACTTTTTGGCACTGGCGTTGACGACTACGTTGGGAGCTATCGACGATGTCGGACTCACCTCGGTGCTGGTGCGCGAAGTAGCAAGGGAGCCGAAGCAGGCGCTTGAGTATGCGCGGAATGTTATAGGCAATAAGTTGCTGTTGATTCCGATCACCGTGCTACTCGCGTTTCTTGCACCCCGGTTGCTCGGCTTCAGCGTAGAGGCGACCATGTTGACGCAGATTGCGGTGTTCGTGATGTTGCTCGACACCATTTCCTTATCCATGTACGGCGTCTTGCGAGGGCAACAGAATTTGAAGTTTGAGTCGATTGGCATTTTCATCGGTCAGTCATTGACCACGCTTGCCGGAGGAGTCGCGCTGTACCTTGGGACGCACGATTTGCGATGGCTGATCGTCGCACTCATTGTGGGCAGTGGTTGGAACGCGGCGTTTGCGGCGTATAACGTGGTTCGACGGCTCGGCATTCAGGCACTCATGCCGAGTTACTCGCTCGGCTGGAAGCCACTCAAGATGGCGAGCATGTTTTTCGTCGCGGCCGTGTTCGTGAAGATTTATTCTTACGTCGACTCATTCACACTGAATATGGTTCTCGGTGCGGGCGCGGTAGGTGTCTACGCGGTGGCCTATAAACTCACATATTCCTTTCAGTTCCTACCACTCGCATTTATCGGTGCCTTGTACCCAACGATGAGCGCCCAGGCGCATAGCCCGGAGAAACTGAAACAAACGCTTCTTTCTGCCGAGTGGTATCTGGCCCTGCTGGCCGCGCCGGTTGTCTTTGGTCTTTTTGCCCTTGCTCCCGAGATAATTAACTTTTTCTACGGTGTTAAATTTGCAGACGCGGCGCCGACGCTACAGATTTTGGTCTTCGCTTTGCTTTTTATCTTCCTCGATTTCCCGATCGGTGCTTTGCTGAACGCGAGCGGACGGCAGGCGACGAAGACGGGAATTATGGGAGTAACGATGATCATTAACATTGTTGCTAATTTGCTCTTGATTCCTGTGCTCGGTATTCCTGGTGCAGGTGTTTCGGCACTGCTCTGTTTTTCATTTATGTTTTTTGCGGGGTTCTATTTTGTTCGCCAGTCTGTAGACGTTACCGTGTATGACATTGTGTCCTTTACTGGAGGATCGATCGCTGCGGGAGGTGTGATGGCGGCGGTTGTCATTATTTCGAAAGCATTTATTCCGTGGTTCGCGACCATCCCTCTGGGCGGGCTCGTCTTCTTTGGCGTCGCCTTTGCTACGAAGTCGCTAACACTCGACCACCTGAAGTCCCTTGGTCGTTTGCTTCCGGGGATGAAGTCCACGAACGTAAAGGAGGAGATTGCGGAAGTATGA
- a CDS encoding glycosyltransferase family 4 protein — translation MRRIVIPTLEKADGRGGIGRYIDAIVSTYPDAKVVRLEDAKYPTIYRAISPYNRDFVQFVHEVIPVGTVAWLLRKSYIIFLHGKDFDLARRNVWKRWLTKRILRGAEAVVVNSEGLKKEVDAFVGAERVQPILCVYPPVSDEMVEASKGTRKGKGWTDLRDLAKLAAGAIGLSITAPQPPPSKGGGATLTTLITVARLVERKGHLKVLDAMVKLPNTKYVIVGDGPMREKIEMRVAELGLSERVTIMTDIADEDLPTLYADADIFVMPTTQSKTDREGFGIVYLEANLFGLPVVGTRTGGVAEAILDGKTGVLVEDATDDLVRGLQVLIDSPELRSAMGSRGRVRVLEQFTREEQMGKLKEIIEASYDKRT, via the coding sequence ATGAGGCGCATCGTGATCCCAACGCTCGAAAAAGCTGACGGCCGTGGAGGAATTGGCCGTTACATTGACGCGATAGTTTCGACGTACCCTGATGCTAAGGTTGTTCGACTAGAGGATGCAAAATATCCGACGATCTATCGCGCGATCTCCCCGTATAATCGTGATTTTGTACAATTTGTACATGAAGTGATTCCTGTAGGAACTGTGGCGTGGCTTTTGCGAAAATCGTACATCATTTTTTTGCATGGTAAGGATTTTGATCTCGCCCGAAGAAATGTTTGGAAGCGGTGGTTAACCAAGCGGATCCTGAGGGGAGCGGAGGCGGTGGTGGTGAATTCTGAGGGGCTAAAGAAGGAGGTAGACGCGTTCGTCGGGGCTGAACGCGTTCAGCCCATACTCTGCGTCTATCCTCCTGTGAGTGATGAGATGGTAGAGGCGTCGAAGGGGACGAGAAAGGGCAAAGGCTGGACGGATTTGAGGGATCTGGCGAAGTTGGCGGCGGGAGCGATCGGATTGTCGATTACCGCCCCCCAGCCCCCTCCTTCGAAAGGAGGGGGAGCCACCCTGACCACACTGATCACGGTCGCGAGGCTCGTTGAGCGGAAAGGGCACCTGAAGGTTCTCGACGCGATGGTGAAGTTGCCGAATACGAAATACGTCATCGTCGGTGATGGGCCGATGAGGGAGAAGATTGAGATGCGCGTGGCAGAACTTGGTCTGTCCGAGCGGGTGACGATCATGACGGATATTGCCGACGAAGACCTGCCGACTCTGTATGCTGATGCAGACATTTTTGTGATGCCGACCACGCAGTCGAAGACTGACCGTGAAGGATTCGGCATTGTGTACCTCGAGGCAAACCTTTTCGGCCTGCCAGTTGTCGGTACACGTACTGGGGGCGTGGCTGAGGCCATACTCGACGGAAAGACGGGGGTGCTTGTTGAGGACGCTACCGACGACCTCGTAAGGGGTTTGCAGGTGCTGATCGACAGTCCCGAGCTCCGTTCGGCCATGGGCTCCCGCGGTCGCGTGAGAGTCCTCGAGCAGTTTACGAGAGAGGAACAGATGGGTAAGCTTAAAGAAATAATTGAAGCTTCGTATGACAAGCGAACATAA
- a CDS encoding glycosyltransferase family A protein yields MSSLISVIIPTYEHAESISACLDSVFAQTYSPIEVIVVDDGSTDNTQEVLKKYEGKIVSVKQENQGSNPARNRGLQEAQGEFVIFVDADVIMEKEMLEKMTKTLAEHPEASYAYSGFSFGWKTFWGTTFNAEKLKQMNFIHTTSLARRADFPGFDNAIKRLQDWDVWLTMLEHGKKGILVPGVLFQVGIHGTSRIGSAWLPKFVYQLPWNLSPWKPVSIKKYEAARAIIAEKHKLSP; encoded by the coding sequence GTGTCATCATTGATTTCTGTCATCATTCCCACATACGAACACGCTGAATCAATCTCGGCGTGTTTGGATTCGGTTTTTGCGCAGACATACAGCCCCATCGAGGTAATCGTTGTCGACGATGGCTCGACGGACAACACGCAGGAGGTTTTGAAGAAGTACGAGGGGAAGATTGTTTCCGTTAAGCAGGAGAACCAGGGATCCAATCCGGCGCGCAATCGAGGGCTTCAGGAGGCGCAGGGGGAGTTCGTGATTTTTGTTGATGCGGATGTGATTATGGAGAAGGAGATGCTCGAGAAGATGACAAAGACACTCGCCGAGCATCCTGAGGCGAGTTATGCGTATTCGGGTTTCTCATTTGGTTGGAAGACGTTTTGGGGCACGACTTTTAATGCCGAAAAGCTAAAGCAAATGAATTTCATTCATACCACGTCACTTGCTCGTCGCGCCGACTTTCCGGGATTCGATAATGCGATCAAGCGTCTGCAAGATTGGGATGTCTGGTTGACTATGCTCGAACACGGCAAAAAAGGCATTCTTGTTCCTGGCGTTCTATTCCAGGTCGGCATTCATGGAACGTCCCGAATCGGCTCGGCCTGGCTGCCAAAGTTTGTGTATCAGTTGCCCTGGAACCTCTCGCCCTGGAAACCGGTGAGTATTAAGAAATATGAAGCGGCTCGGGCTATAATTGCCGAGAAGCACAAGTTATCTCCCTAA
- a CDS encoding glycosyltransferase family 2 protein yields the protein MNTELRDVTIVIVTYKTDPAVLRECFMSLAAARDVNFDVVIVDNAGDKKMPNFVHEILPEAQVVVNEQNRGFAAAVNVGLKQTTGRYALLLNPDTIVPPGVMAKMIRHLDEDKEVGIGSCVIRYPDGSHQESIRRFPTLLDQLEILFKLPHVFKHLKAVDHYMMRDVDPLQTHDVDSIMGAFMFIRREVMDKVGLLDERYFIWFEEVDYCKMTVDAGFKVRSYGDCEIIHHKGHSFNKVATIRKQKWIRQSLRKYMKKHHGILPWLLLWALTPKFIVLAYLAAWLKKT from the coding sequence ATGAATACTGAACTAAGAGATGTCACCATTGTCATTGTCACTTATAAGACTGATCCCGCGGTGCTCCGCGAGTGCTTCATGAGTCTCGCTGCGGCGAGGGACGTCAATTTCGACGTGGTGATTGTCGACAATGCTGGTGATAAAAAGATGCCGAACTTTGTGCATGAGATTCTGCCGGAGGCGCAGGTGGTTGTGAATGAACAGAATCGAGGCTTCGCGGCGGCGGTCAACGTTGGTCTCAAGCAGACGACGGGTCGTTACGCACTGCTTTTGAATCCGGACACCATTGTCCCGCCGGGGGTGATGGCGAAGATGATTCGTCATCTCGACGAGGACAAAGAGGTCGGAATCGGTAGCTGTGTTATTCGGTATCCCGACGGTTCGCACCAGGAGAGCATTCGCCGGTTTCCAACCTTGCTCGACCAGCTGGAGATTCTTTTCAAGCTGCCACACGTATTCAAGCACCTAAAAGCCGTCGACCATTACATGATGCGGGATGTCGACCCACTCCAGACGCATGATGTCGATTCCATCATGGGTGCGTTCATGTTTATTCGCCGAGAGGTGATGGACAAGGTTGGTCTCCTCGACGAACGGTATTTTATTTGGTTCGAAGAAGTAGATTACTGCAAGATGACGGTGGACGCGGGGTTCAAGGTTCGCTCGTACGGCGATTGTGAGATCATCCATCACAAGGGCCACAGCTTCAATAAAGTCGCGACGATTAGAAAGCAGAAGTGGATTCGCCAAAGTCTGCGCAAGTACATGAAGAAGCATCACGGAATTCTACCGTGGCTACTCTTATGGGCGTTGACCCCTAAGTTTATTGTGCTCGCATACCTGGCTGCTTGGTTAAAGAAAACTTAA
- a CDS encoding LemA family protein translates to MLPIVIVAVLGAVITAIILTFNKLIRNNNRTKNALSDVDVQLKRRYDLVPNLVEVVKGYQQHEASVLEEVTLARTAAIGVQRGTIAERAVAETALSGALKSFFMVAENYPDLKASENFKQLQMQLVTLEDDIQSARRYYNACVREMNTATQVFPSSIVALAFGFKEGEFFGADEKEKANVNVSFAR, encoded by the coding sequence ATGCTTCCCATTGTCATCGTAGCGGTACTTGGTGCAGTGATTACAGCGATTATTCTTACGTTTAACAAGCTCATCAGAAACAATAATCGTACAAAGAACGCGTTGTCAGACGTGGATGTCCAGCTCAAGCGACGCTATGACCTGGTACCGAACTTGGTCGAGGTCGTGAAGGGCTATCAACAGCACGAAGCTTCGGTCCTTGAGGAAGTGACGCTCGCGCGTACAGCGGCGATTGGGGTACAACGTGGGACTATTGCCGAGAGAGCCGTGGCCGAGACTGCACTTTCCGGTGCACTCAAGAGTTTCTTTATGGTGGCCGAGAATTATCCTGATCTCAAAGCTTCCGAAAACTTTAAGCAGTTGCAGATGCAATTGGTTACGCTCGAAGATGATATTCAGTCTGCTCGTCGCTACTACAACGCTTGCGTGCGTGAAATGAATACGGCTACTCAAGTATTTCCGTCGAGCATCGTAGCCTTGGCCTTTGGATTCAAGGAGGGCGAGTTTTTTGGTGCCGATGAAAAAGAAAAGGCGAATGTGAACGTCTCCTTTGCAAGGTAA
- a CDS encoding DUF2207 domain-containing protein — MADELIKSFDAKLDVAKDGKVHVTETIRFDFGNNQKHGIFRDIPLTAVDGPNIGITVNSVTNETGGSYRYVESVDRGVLDIKIGDGNVTVTGEKVYVIDYVVTNAIRPFEDHDELYWNVTGNEWVVPIERVSMTAGVEGLLIDKLQTACFIGEVGSTESCNQNFSSDSTTFRTVNPPARPLAPGEGMTVVLGFPLGIVNDTVVETPVSSGSTDFSFSDGDWIFLLVPLLFLIAVGGVTIVVISKLFKKQGYKGPIVVQYKPPEGLRPIDVGSILDKSVDTKDISSVILDLAVRGYIKIRYTVQEIKFWPDKKDFELIKLKDGSTLKHPGEKILFELFFAGRERVMLSEMLADKDAFHADIMKIKENTGEYLRGEGYYDQASKERADKQMQQLALAMGVTIVVSFLISFVTAGIGMVLFFPAILYIILRMAGASNLAKQFTPKGIAAQGEITGFKEFLQLTEKDKLELLNAPKLEPETFEKYLPFAMALGVESQWAKKFEGLYQSTPNWYEDPGHNVFSSTLLIGNLQQFNSAFSQTVVSSAPKSSSSGFSGGSSGGGSGGGGGGSW, encoded by the coding sequence ATGGCCGATGAACTGATCAAAAGTTTTGACGCTAAGCTCGACGTCGCAAAAGACGGTAAGGTGCATGTCACTGAGACTATTCGCTTTGATTTTGGCAACAACCAAAAGCATGGCATTTTTCGCGATATTCCGCTGACAGCCGTTGACGGACCGAATATCGGTATTACGGTAAACAGCGTCACGAATGAGACGGGCGGTTCGTATCGTTATGTCGAGTCCGTAGACCGCGGAGTGCTCGATATCAAAATCGGCGATGGCAACGTGACGGTGACGGGGGAGAAGGTCTATGTCATTGATTACGTCGTGACGAATGCAATCAGACCCTTTGAGGACCATGACGAGCTGTATTGGAACGTGACGGGAAACGAGTGGGTCGTTCCGATCGAGCGAGTCTCTATGACGGCTGGTGTTGAGGGTCTGCTAATCGACAAGTTGCAGACGGCTTGTTTTATTGGCGAGGTAGGAAGCACCGAGAGCTGCAATCAGAATTTCTCTTCAGATTCAACTACATTTCGTACAGTCAACCCTCCTGCTCGGCCGCTTGCTCCAGGGGAGGGAATGACTGTCGTCTTGGGTTTCCCGCTTGGCATCGTGAACGACACGGTAGTCGAGACTCCGGTTTCGAGTGGCTCGACAGATTTTTCGTTTTCCGACGGTGATTGGATTTTTCTTTTGGTGCCGCTTCTTTTTCTGATCGCTGTTGGGGGAGTGACTATTGTTGTCATCTCAAAACTTTTCAAGAAACAAGGTTACAAGGGGCCGATTGTTGTGCAGTACAAACCACCGGAGGGATTACGACCGATCGATGTCGGCTCTATCCTCGACAAATCGGTAGACACAAAGGACATTTCCTCGGTCATTCTTGATTTGGCTGTTCGCGGGTACATCAAGATCAGATATACCGTTCAAGAAATAAAATTCTGGCCCGATAAAAAAGATTTTGAGCTCATCAAACTGAAGGACGGATCCACGTTGAAGCATCCCGGAGAGAAGATTCTTTTCGAGTTGTTCTTTGCGGGTCGTGAGCGTGTGATGTTGAGCGAGATGTTGGCCGATAAGGACGCGTTTCACGCTGATATCATGAAGATTAAAGAGAACACGGGAGAGTATCTGCGCGGAGAGGGATATTACGACCAAGCGTCCAAGGAGCGGGCGGACAAGCAGATGCAACAGCTGGCGCTAGCTATGGGAGTCACGATTGTTGTTTCTTTCCTTATCAGTTTTGTGACGGCTGGGATTGGAATGGTGCTCTTCTTTCCAGCCATTCTGTATATCATTTTACGCATGGCAGGTGCCTCAAATTTAGCAAAGCAGTTTACGCCGAAAGGCATAGCCGCACAGGGGGAGATTACGGGGTTTAAGGAGTTTCTGCAGCTGACAGAAAAAGATAAGCTCGAATTACTGAACGCGCCGAAGCTGGAACCAGAGACATTCGAAAAGTATTTACCGTTTGCCATGGCGCTCGGGGTTGAAAGCCAATGGGCCAAGAAGTTTGAAGGTCTCTATCAGTCAACGCCAAATTGGTACGAGGATCCCGGTCACAATGTATTTTCGAGTACACTACTTATTGGCAACCTCCAGCAGTTTAATAGCGCGTTTAGCCAGACTGTAGTGAGCTCCGCACCAAAGTCTTCCAGCAGCGGGTTCTCGGGCGGCTCGTCAGGGGGAGGATCAGGCGGCGGGGGAGGAGGTAGCTGGTAA